The following proteins are encoded in a genomic region of Saccharopolyspora antimicrobica:
- a CDS encoding EamA family transporter yields the protein MQSPTPTRRSPVVVPPFLLVLGAVVSVQFGQAFGKQLFAVAGPLGVSALRLSLAAALLLALRRPRIPADRRSRGLIVALGAAIATMNVVYLALPHLPVGVASTLQMLGPLSVALLSSRRPRDVLWAALAAAGVFLFCGPVSAPLPAVGVCLGLVSAAGMGSYLLLSHRVGAISSDGSPLALAVACAAVLVLPFGIAESGAALLSPAVLLAGLGIAVLSAVVPYSLELAALRRIPPRVVGVLQSLEPVTGALAGLLLLAEGLALPQLVALGCVTAASIGAVLGRER from the coding sequence GTGCAGTCACCGACTCCGACGCGCCGGTCCCCGGTCGTCGTCCCGCCGTTCCTGCTCGTGCTGGGCGCCGTGGTCAGCGTCCAGTTCGGCCAAGCCTTCGGCAAGCAGCTGTTCGCCGTCGCGGGGCCGCTCGGAGTCTCGGCCCTGCGGCTGTCGCTGGCCGCAGCCCTGCTGCTGGCCCTGCGGCGACCGCGGATCCCCGCCGATCGGCGATCGCGCGGTCTGATCGTCGCGCTCGGAGCGGCGATCGCGACGATGAACGTCGTCTACCTCGCGCTGCCGCACCTGCCGGTGGGAGTCGCCAGCACGCTCCAGATGCTCGGCCCGCTCTCCGTCGCACTGCTCAGCTCCCGGCGTCCGCGCGATGTGCTGTGGGCAGCCCTGGCGGCGGCCGGCGTGTTCCTGTTCTGCGGCCCGGTCAGTGCGCCGCTGCCCGCCGTCGGGGTCTGCCTCGGCCTGGTGTCTGCGGCGGGCATGGGCAGCTATCTCCTGCTGAGCCACCGCGTCGGTGCGATCAGCAGCGATGGCTCCCCGCTCGCGCTCGCGGTCGCCTGCGCGGCCGTTCTCGTGCTGCCGTTCGGGATCGCCGAGTCCGGGGCTGCGCTCCTCTCCCCCGCGGTGCTGCTGGCCGGGCTGGGGATCGCGGTGCTGTCCGCGGTCGTGCCGTACTCGCTGGAGCTGGCCGCGCTGCGCCGGATCCCGCCGCGGGTCGTCGGCGTGCTGCAGAGCCTGGAGCCCGTGACCGGCGCCCTGGCGGGCCTGTTGCTGCTGGCCGAAGGGCTGGCGCTGCCCCAGCTCGTGGCGCTCGGCTGCGTCACCGCGGCTTCGATCGGCGCGGTGCTCGGCCGGGAGCGGTGA
- a CDS encoding isochorismatase family protein, translating to MALPTIPPYRVPQPDELPENRVSWRPDPNRSVLLIHDMERHFVNAFPAEGEPLDQVVPNIGLLRERARAAGVPVVYCAQPGGQTPEQRGLQLEWWGPGVADPAQEAIIDELAPGDGDVLLTKWRYSAFQRTELRQLLRDWGRDQLIITGIYAHIGCLMTAAEAFQQEVQAFLVADAVADFSAEEHRMALTYAAKRCAVVDTAQRLAQDLAVRESEVA from the coding sequence GTGGCGCTTCCGACCATTCCGCCGTACCGGGTCCCGCAGCCCGACGAGCTGCCGGAGAACCGCGTGTCGTGGCGGCCCGACCCGAACCGCTCGGTGCTGCTGATCCACGACATGGAGCGGCACTTCGTCAACGCCTTCCCGGCTGAGGGAGAACCGCTGGACCAGGTGGTGCCCAACATCGGGCTGCTGCGCGAACGCGCCCGCGCGGCAGGCGTTCCGGTGGTGTACTGCGCGCAGCCCGGTGGCCAGACGCCCGAGCAGCGCGGCCTGCAGCTGGAGTGGTGGGGGCCGGGGGTGGCCGACCCGGCGCAGGAGGCGATCATCGACGAGCTGGCGCCGGGCGACGGTGACGTGCTGCTGACCAAGTGGCGCTACAGCGCCTTCCAGCGCACCGAGCTGCGCCAGCTGCTGCGGGACTGGGGGCGCGATCAGCTGATCATCACCGGGATCTACGCCCACATCGGCTGCCTGATGACCGCCGCCGAGGCCTTTCAGCAGGAGGTCCAGGCGTTCCTGGTCGCCGATGCGGTCGCGGACTTCTCCGCGGAGGAGCACCGGATGGCGCTGACCTACGCCGCCAAGCGGTGCGCGGTGGTCGACACCGCGCAGCGCCTGGCGCAGGACCTCGCGGTGCGCGAGTCCGAAGTGGCCTGA
- a CDS encoding beta-N-acetylhexosaminidase, translated as MTSRPTRPTVRRAALAVVAGALVAGTAVPATAALAVENSAMENLIPAPESVRPDPATTFELSQQTSIRAAGDAAEVGEYLAGILRPSTGFPLPVNDDAGDIALELDAAAGTGPAGYQLHVTEETIGLRAASAEGLFNGVQTLRQLLPAAIESRTEQPGPWPVAGGEIVDRPRFEHRAAMLDVARHFFTVEQVKRYIDQITRYKINRLHLHLTDDQGWRIDIDSWPKLTEYGGSTEVGGGPGGHYSKQDYAEIVEYAASRHVMVIPEIDMPGHTNAALASYAELNCDGVAPPLYTGIEVGFSSLCVDEEITYEFVEDVIRELAEITPGPYLHIGGDEADATSEEDYKKFVSRVLPMVAKYGKTAVGWHEYAKAAPRGEAVVQYWGTEDSDPLLPEAVARGNKILVSPANKSYLDMKYDENTPLGLKWAGFIEVADAYGWDPGSYLQGVPEEAVLGVEAPLWSETLENSDHIEFMAFPRLPALAELAWSPKSAQDWESFAQRLAAHGPRLEASGINYYKSPQIPWND; from the coding sequence ATGACCTCACGACCGACCCGACCAACGGTGCGCAGAGCCGCGCTCGCCGTTGTGGCCGGTGCGCTGGTCGCCGGGACCGCGGTTCCCGCGACGGCCGCACTCGCCGTGGAGAACTCCGCCATGGAAAACCTCATTCCCGCCCCCGAATCGGTGCGACCGGACCCGGCGACCACCTTCGAACTGTCCCAGCAGACGTCGATCCGGGCGGCGGGCGACGCCGCCGAGGTCGGTGAGTACCTGGCCGGGATCCTGCGGCCGTCGACCGGCTTCCCGCTGCCGGTGAACGACGACGCCGGCGACATCGCGCTGGAGCTCGACGCCGCCGCCGGAACCGGCCCGGCCGGATACCAGCTGCACGTCACCGAGGAGACCATCGGTCTGCGCGCCGCCAGCGCCGAAGGGCTGTTCAACGGCGTGCAGACGCTGCGGCAGCTGCTGCCCGCCGCGATCGAGAGCCGCACCGAGCAGCCCGGCCCGTGGCCGGTGGCCGGCGGTGAGATCGTCGACCGGCCGCGGTTCGAGCACCGGGCCGCGATGCTCGACGTCGCGCGGCACTTCTTCACCGTCGAGCAGGTCAAGCGCTACATCGACCAGATCACCCGGTACAAGATCAACCGGCTGCACCTGCACCTGACCGACGACCAGGGCTGGCGCATCGACATCGACAGCTGGCCGAAGCTCACCGAGTACGGCGGCAGCACCGAGGTCGGCGGCGGGCCCGGCGGGCACTACAGCAAGCAGGACTACGCCGAGATCGTCGAGTACGCCGCCTCCCGGCACGTGATGGTGATCCCCGAGATCGACATGCCCGGGCACACCAACGCGGCGCTGGCCTCCTACGCCGAGCTGAACTGCGACGGGGTGGCGCCGCCGCTCTACACCGGCATCGAGGTCGGGTTCAGCTCGCTGTGCGTGGACGAGGAGATCACCTACGAGTTCGTCGAGGACGTCATCCGCGAGCTCGCCGAGATCACGCCCGGTCCGTACCTGCACATCGGCGGCGACGAGGCGGACGCGACCAGCGAGGAGGACTACAAGAAGTTCGTCTCGCGGGTGCTGCCGATGGTGGCGAAGTACGGCAAGACCGCGGTCGGCTGGCACGAGTACGCCAAGGCCGCCCCGCGGGGCGAGGCCGTGGTGCAGTACTGGGGCACCGAGGACAGCGATCCGCTGCTTCCCGAGGCGGTGGCGCGCGGCAACAAGATCCTGGTCTCGCCGGCGAACAAGTCCTACTTGGACATGAAGTACGACGAGAACACCCCGCTGGGCCTGAAGTGGGCCGGGTTCATCGAGGTCGCCGACGCCTACGGCTGGGACCCGGGCAGCTACCTGCAGGGCGTGCCGGAAGAAGCGGTCCTGGGCGTGGAAGCACCGCTGTGGTCGGAAACCCTGGAGAACTCCGACCACATCGAGTTCATGGCCTTCCCCCGCCTTCCCGCGCTCGCCGAACTGGCCTGGTCCCCGAAGTCGGCCCAGGACTGGGAGTCCTTCGCCCAGCGCCTGGCCGCCCACGGGCCCCGCCTGGAGGCCTCCGGCATCAACTACTACAAGTCGCCCCAGATCCCCTGGAACGACTGA
- a CDS encoding phosphopantetheine-binding protein, with product MSQKLTLEEVREQVAELLYEDPAELTDEENLIDWGLDSVRIMTLVEKWRRLGVQITFADLAERPTLAEWWTVLEPKLPEGE from the coding sequence ATGTCGCAGAAGTTGACGCTGGAAGAGGTCCGGGAGCAGGTCGCGGAGCTGCTCTACGAGGATCCCGCGGAGCTGACCGACGAGGAGAACCTCATCGACTGGGGCCTGGACTCGGTGCGGATCATGACCCTGGTGGAGAAGTGGCGCCGCCTCGGCGTCCAGATCACCTTCGCCGACCTGGCCGAGCGCCCCACCCTCGCGGAGTGGTGGACGGTCCTGGAACCCAAGCTCCCAGAGGGGGAGTGA